The proteins below are encoded in one region of Oncorhynchus tshawytscha isolate Ot180627B linkage group LG04, Otsh_v2.0, whole genome shotgun sequence:
- the LOC112248262 gene encoding guanine nucleotide-binding protein G(q) subunit alpha, producing the protein MTLDAIMACCLSEEAKESRRINDEIERQLRRDKRDARRELKLLLLGTGESGKSTFIKQMRIIHGAGYSEEDKRGFTKLVYQNIFTAMQSMIRATETLRIPYKYEHNKGNANVVREVDVEKVSTLANPYIDAIKCLWNDPGIQEAYDRRREYQLSDSTKYYMNALDRIAEASYLPTQQDVLRVRVPTTGIIEYPFDLQSVIFRMVDVGGQRSERRKWIHCFENVTSIMFLVALSEYDQVLVESDNENRMEESKALFRTIITYPWFQNSSVILFLNKKDLLEEKIMYSHLVDYFPEFDGPQRDAQAGREFILKMFVDLNPDSDKIIYSHFTCATDTENIRFVFAAVKDTILQLNLKEYNLV; encoded by the exons ATGACCCTAGACGCCATAATGGCGTGTTGCCTAAGCGAGGAGGCGAAAGAATCCAGGCGGATCAACGACGAGATCGAAAGACAGCTCCGCCGGGATAAGAGGGATGCTCGCCGGGAATTGAAGCTGTTGCTTCTCG GTACTGGAGAGAGTGGGAAGAGCACCTTCATTAAACAGATGAGAATCATTCATGGCGCCGGCTACTCAGAGGAGGACAAGCGAGGCTTCACCAAGCTGGTGTACCAGAACATCTTTACTGCCATGCAGTCCATGATCCGTGCCACAGAGACCCTAAGGATCCCTTACAAATATGAGCACAACAAG GGCAACGCTAACGTGGTCCGAGAGGTGGATGTGGAGAAAGTCAGCACGTTGGCAAACCCCTACATAGACGCCATCAAGTGTTTATGGAACGATCCAGGCATCCAGGAAGCTTACGATAGGAGACGGGAGTACCAGCTGTCAGACTCTACCAAATA TTACATGAATGCGCTGGACCGGATCGCAGAGGCCTCTTACCTTCCCACCCAGCAGGATGTGCTGAGAGTTAGGGTCCCCACTACGGGCATCATTGAGTACCCCTTTGACCTCCAGAGTGTCATCTTCAG GATGGTGGACGtggggggtcagaggtcagagaggaggaagtggataCACTGCTTTGAGAATGTCACATCCATCATGTTTCTGGTGGCACTAAGCGAGTATGACCAGGTGCTCGTAGAATCTGATAACGAG AACCGAATGGAGGAGAGTAAAGCCTTGTTCAGGACCATCATCACATATCCCTGGTTCCAGAACTCTTCCGTCATCCTCTTCCTCAACAAGAAGGACCTCTTGGAGGAGAAGATCATGTATTCCCACCTGGTCGACTACTTCCCAGAGTTTGACG GTCCCCAGAGAGATGCCCAGGCTGGCCGCGAGTTCATCCTGAAGATGTTTGTGGACCTGAACCCAGACAGCGACAAGATCATCTACTCCCACTTTACCTGCGCCACAGACACGGAGAACATCCGCTTTGTGTTCGCCGCTGTCAAAGACACCATCCTGCAGCTCAACCTGAAGGAGTACAACCTGGTGTGA